CATCACCAGCCGGTTTGCCCAGATTGTCCAGAAAGGAGGGCAGTAGGCTATCCCCTGGGAGGATGACAGGCAAAGGACTTGTTAAGCAGATTAAAGGGCCAGTGGGGGATGGTCGTCAGCCTGTCATCAGGTGAACTTGAGGCTGTTATTGGTGCTAAAAAGTAACAGATCAAATGTTCAAGAAGTGAAATTTATTTGGAATTCAGAAATTCCATGTTTTATCacaattattcaataaatgtgacttctccgactcttttttttttctcttaatcccATTTTAGGATTTAATATAGAGATCTCTGATTGGCAGGAACACTAGGAGTTTGTTCCAAGACCAGTAGTGCACATGAGAGATCTTAGGTTTTGAAGGGCCATCCTAAGCCAAATATAGAAGAGAAATTGGGGTTGAGAAAGgtgaagaacagaaaaacagctttattgcttATACATGaccaaaaaaaagtaaacatggcaaaaaacaaaacaggcaagaTGTGTATTCTTGGGAAAGAAATAGGCCTGCTAgtctgggaggaagggaaggtcaGGACTGAGTAGAACCAACTTCCTGGAGATGCCTTGTTCCACTGGCCCATCTTCCTGAGTCTGTGCTAGAATCAGTACTTTTAAAGCACAGAAacgatactaaaaaaaaattcgtGCTGAAAACTCCTTCCAACAGATTTCACTTACTCCAAGAACATAACAATTTGTCTTTACGTTAAGAGGTAGTAATTACAGACTGTTTTTCCCCACCTTGGGCCCCTACCAATcccaaaagtaaaaatatacgCCATGGAACACTGAAAATTAAGTACCAAAGTATTAATATTTCAAGTAAATATCCCCAAAGGTAGCACCTGCTTATAATCAAGGGATAGGGAGCCTCTAGCTGGCCACGTATTTTATGACTAAACATTTTATTAGACATCTGTTCTGTAAAGAGAACAACTTTAGTAGttagaactataaaatattaccACCTCATGGAATGTTGTTATATTCTATTGCTGGTGTCTTATGCTGTCCTGCTGCCATGAAGCATTTCTGTATTCTACATGGGGAAAGTAAAGCCAGGGAGGTTAACTTACCTGTTCCAGATGTTGTAACTACCGAATTAGTGGCAGAACCAAAACTAAGGGTCTTGCATTTTCAAGCTTTCTACGCAGCCCATGAAGTAACAACCAGGAAAAACAATGGTGGGACACTTGATATCCTGTCATAATGAACAAATTCACTTGTGTTCTGCCAGCCTTTTCTCCGTGACATTTTGGTTTCTTAGGATTTAACAGTAGGGATCACAGTATATAGCAAAGGGAAATACTATGGTCTCTGCTTGGTGCTTTAATCAGAAGGCAGACTGGGAAGAAGTAGGTGCGTCCCTGAGAAGCCTGTTTCATTTTGGAACTGATTCGACCTAGTTTCAGGGAAAATCTCAAGTTCATTAATAGATTTAGAAacgaacaaatatttaaattggcAATTGCTACCCTGAATCCTGTTCAGAGCACCATGAGCATCACTAATTCCTAATTTTATCCCATTTGGTTGAGGAATTCCCCAAGataactaaagaaataattttgaacacAAGTCCATTTAGGCGATATACAGCAATGGAAATAGAAAACCATTTACTATACCAATTACTATGTTTAGGGATATAGTGAGTGTAGCTATGGACCCTGTCCAGCAGGGAAACTTGACAGAAACCCTAGACTCCTAACAGCCGTCTATGGATGTTATCatgaaggaaaaatgttttgCTCTTATACTCATCTTCTCATTAAATAAGCTGGACCACATCTATGAggccaaaatacagaaagatcaAAGCACCAAGGCTGAAGACAAAAAAGGTCAAGTTGTGGCACCTATATAAACAGCAACATGATGTTCCCTTACAACATTCTACACAGCACCAGTTCCAATCCACCTCTTGATCCCAGCCCTTGCTTTCCCCAGATTCAACATCCCAATTAGTGTACCCAGGTTGTTATTGGATTCAGCCTTCTGGGTCCTTTAATTTGCTGTATATGCACTCTACCTTAAATGTGATTAATTGCAAAAAATAATCTCTTCGAGAAAActtcataacaaaataccagattCCCTATTAACAGTAAGAGGATCAAGTTTAACAGGCCAAAATAGAAGACAAGAAGTCTGTCAGAACGTATGTAGATGGCACAGGACAGCTCTGACCTCAGGGCCCCTGTGCTGGGACTAGTCACTAGCAGAACCCCAAGGTGGAAGAGCTGTAAGTAACCAGTCAGACGGGAAATGGAGAATGTCTCCTCCTCATCTAGTCCTCCTCTGAACTCTCTGCAGACCTTTCATCTGTAGCCACTTTCCAATTTGTGCGTTTATTTGTCCTCTCTTGTATTTCATTGTTAACTAGAGGGATGTGAACATTTTTCTcgctctttttccttttggttttcttaGTCTCTCTTTCCTCACCTTCCTCAGAACTGCTGGATGCAGAATCATCCGATTGGGAAGTGTCACTTTCTGCATCCAAGAATAAAGCAGATTTTTTGAGAGACTTTTTCCTGGATTTTTTCTTGCGCTTATGTGGTTGTTTCCTTTTCCTGGTACTAGAAGTCCCGGTTTCTTCCGAGAACTCACTTGAGGAATCTGCTGTTATATCTGTggcttcttttttgcttttcttctgttttttgtgtgacttttttttctgcttctttttgtgGGATTTCTTTGACTTCTTGTGTTTGTGAGACTCGTGGGTAGATGATTTTACTTGAGGAgatgttttttttccattggtaATATCTTGCTGATCACTActaacaaaaaagagaaactgctttactatagaaaataaaaagcgtatttatattttagtattgAGCATTCTGGATAGAAAGTTggggctggggcacctgagtggctcaatcagttaagtgtctgacttcagctcaggtcatgatctcagaggtcctgggattgagacccgcatcaggctccccgcttagcggggagagtctgcttctccctctgcccctcccattgctcatgctctctctctaataaaatcttaaaaaaaaaaaaaagtaagtagggGTTAACATCTGAATTTTTAACTAAGAGCTTTAACAAAGGATTACTATGAGATTTTATCACTCTgagttttatttcctcattttgttttcttaaaatgaaggTTAAAATTCTGATCTGCCAAACTGAGTTACTGTATTGAATACTAAGTATAAAAACCtgaatgttgggcagccccggtgacgcagcggtttagcgctgcctgcagcccagggcgtgatcctggagaccctggattgagtcccacatcaggctctcttcatggagcctgcttctccctctgcctgtgtctctactactctctctctatctcctctctctctctctctctctctctctgcatctctatgaataaataaaatcttattaaaaaaaaaaaacaaacctaaatgctggggtacctgggtggctcagtggttgagcatctgcctttggctcaggtcatgatcccggagtcacggaatcaagtcccacatcgggctccctgcagggagcctgcttctccctctgcctctgtctctgcctctctcatgaataaataaaaaaaaacaaaacagggatgcctgggtggctcagtggttgggtgtctgccttcggctcaggacatgatcctggggtcccgggatcgagttccatgtcgggctccctgcaaggagcctgcttctccctctccctgtgtctctgcctctctctgtgtctctcataaataaataaaatctttaaaaaaaacaaaacaaaaaacctaaatgatatatatatatatatatgcagaacaTCAATCAGGAAAAGGCAACATACCAATTATCTCCCAACAAAATTGCCTGTTATTTTTCTGGGTTACATTTTTAATGGCAAACATTATCTCCTTTGTAAAATTAGGAACCCAATTTTACAATACTATATGTCAGTACAGACTTGGTATTAATCTTACAgcttctagctttttttttttcaataagccTATTTATCTTACCTGTCTGTTTCAAATTCTTCAGGGTATAACTCTTTATAACCACTGTGACCCCATCTGTAAGATGACATATTTCATTACATGTATTAGAGCAATGCATAcgtttttgaaaattaaaaaaaaaaaaacgactcaGGAGTACATGcagacacagacatgcacagagaacaaaggaaatagaGATAATGATAGAGCCAATCCCATTTCAGGCTCAGTAACTTAGTTGGCTACATTTTTTGTACTGCGTTATTATTTCAGACACAAAGGATTCTTTTGTCCATTTGTAAGAGAACTTGCCATTCTCAGGAAACACTAAGGAACTCTTCTATCCTGCTCTTTAGCTGTAAAGTGCTTCTCCATAAACAACTTGTAACAATACTGTCTACAatgggacaatttttttttacacagcaaTCCTATTGAGATGTAATTCCCAGGCCAGGaaattcacccttttttttttttttttttttttttttttgaaattcacccttttttaaagtgtacaattcagtggcttttagtatattcagagttgtgcaaccatcaaccactatctaatttcagaacattttcatcacccaaaaAGGAACTCCATTCCttagcagtcactctccattcctccctctcctGTAGCCCATGGCAACCATGAGTCTACTTTCTGTCTACAGATTTGTCTGTTCTGGACAgatcatataaatagaatcatataataaatggttctttgtgtctggcttttttcacctGTTTTCAAGGCTCACCCCTGTTGTAGCATtcatcagtactttattcctttcacCATCAAGTAACATTCCATTCATCCCCCCTTATCTGTAGTTTCGCTTTCTAGAAGCAGTTGCCCTCCTTCTGTCGTATTGTCAAGAGGTCAGGAGTAGCCTAGTGCTACTCAAAATGCCTGCatcattcacttcacttcatctCACCACATAgccattttatcatctcatatcatcacaagaagaatggtgagtacagtacaatttTTGATAGATGACATTCACATAAATTGTATTATAGTAAATTGttataaatgttctatttttatttaatctcttacTGTCCCCAGTTTAGaatttaaactttatcataggtatgtacgtataggaaaaaacagagtatatatagggttcagtactaGGCAATTTCAGGCAACCACCAGGAGTCTTGGAACATAGCCCCCATGGATAAGGGGGAACTactgtaccacattttgtttatccattcagcagttgatagacatttgggtttccactttttggccattatgataataatgctatgaacatttgtgtgaaATTTTtgccaaagtaatttttaaaagtacacattCTCAGGCCAAATATTATTAATGGTCACAAGAATTTAGTTACAAACCTGTCCGGCATATTAGCTTCATAATCATATAACTTCTTGTTCCAGGATTTAGCCTTAAGAAAATCATCTTCTAGTGCCCCAGAAATTTCATTCTTTGGCCTCCAATAGTCTCTTTGACTTTCTTCATCAAAACCATCACTACGCATCCGGCTATAAGGAAAAGCAGAACTTTTACAATGAGAAGCAATCAGTGAGGTTCCTTTATGGAATGTCAATGCATAAAACCCAttgaacagggacacctgggtagctcagtggttgaccatctgccttcggtttaggTCAGGAtacagggatcctgggatcaagtcctgcatgaggctcaccatggggagccagcttctccctctgcctatgtctctgcctctctgtctcttatgaataaataactgaaaaaaaaaaaaaaaactattgaacaagctaaaaggaaaataaaaccacttgatattgtgcttaaaaaaacaacaataggggatccctgggtggctcagcagtttggcacctgcctttggcccagggtgtgatcctagagtccttgaatcgagtcccacatcgggctccttgcatgggacctgcttctccctctgcctgtgtccctgcctctatgtctctcatgaatcaaatctttaaaaaaaaaaaaaaaaacatgcaaaaggacgtgatctcttcctctctttaaGTCTGAACAGTTGTTCAGTGAAAATCTGACCATTACTACCCAACCTATTGCAGAATACAAGACAAAATGACTTATGAACTGTGGCATGCTATAGCTCACTGATTCTCAAGTACAAGGGCACGCAAAGAGGAAAGTAGAGCATAATCACAGCTAGGGACATTTCAAACTACCCTAGAAATATACTCTCTTCCCAGAAAACTAGTAATTTGCTATCATGAGGGCTTAATAACAGTAGGAGCAAGGCCTAACCCATGAGTATGCTGGGGTAGAAAAACAGTTGAGAACTAAGGGATACAGCCTGTGCTTATAAGATCCACTAACAAGTCAGTAAGAAAGCTAATGAATTACCAAAAATGTTTAAGGGCCTCCTATATGCTAGGCACTATTCTAGCTGCAGGGAAAGAGATAATCAGAATCCCCACTTCCAAAgagattatgttttaaagatttattatacTATGACAGGTATCAATAATTCACTCTAAAAACAACATTTTGTTCCTGGAAATGCCTCTTGGAATTGAACCACCAACAGAAGACAAATTATCTGCACcaactttatttctaaattctcAAAGGACCATCTTCAGCAAGAAAAACAGAttgcaaagatatttatttttatattgagcctctgccttctttACTGTGGTTACCCAGAATACTTTCTTGTCTAAAGCCCTTCacaggggcagcctgagtggctcaggggtttagtgccgccttcagcccagggcctgatcctggagacccgggatcgagtcccacgtcaggctccctgcatggagcctgcttctccctctgccagtgtctctgcccccctcccaccccccgccgtgtgtctctcatgaaaaaacaaattctttaaaaaataaaaaaaaattttttttaaaagcctttcacATATAGCCAATCACACTCCAAATCCTGAGTATGCCACAGGCACACTTACCTTCTTTAAATATCTATTAACTATTCCCTCAGTGGCTTTAGAAATCAGCATTATTACTAGTCATTTTTCATACATACAGCTCTACACTAACAGGCATATGAAGCCCGAGAGATACTTCCAATAATTCAGATATTTCTATACCTCCACAGACAACTGGATAATTATGCATTTCAcactgaaattattaaaaaggtAACGGGAAAAGCTGAGTGCCCCAACACAGCAAGTAGATGGGGTAAAGAAAAGGctgagagaggggatccctgggtggctcagcagtttggcgcctaccttcggaccagggcctgatcctggagacctagatcgagtcccatgtcgggctccctgcatggagcctgcttctccctctgcctgtgtctctgcctccctctgtgtgtgtatgtgtgtgtgtgtgtgtgtgtgtgcctctcatgaataaataaaatctttaaaaaaaattaatttaattaaaaaaaagaaaaggctgagaGAGAATCAAAGACTAATAGGGGAAAGGAATGAATAATAACTAAGTGACCCTAAGCCAggaacagaaaatcttaaaagccaccAGACAAGGTCTGGATACACAGAATCCTTAACTTTTAAGATTGTTCAAGGTAGAATTTTCAAATTAGCCATTGCAAATAAAAACTAGGAGTTAAGCCACATGCACCATAACCATTACTTTTATTCTTGGGTCTAGATTTATGAAGAAGGAAGGCTTAAAGATTCACAGAACTGAACTCCTCTATCTTTAGCAtactaaaatgcttttaaatgaaaGTTGAAGATTCTGAACAAGATCTAAATTAATACTGGTTCTCAAAGCTGCAACTTCACCTTGAACTACTGGGTAACATTTTTCTCCTGGTACCCCGGTAAGCATCTTCCATCTGTTTCTCCAGTTCTCTTATTTTCCACATATCGGATTCCTCCTgaatctagattaaaaaaaaaaaaaaaaaaattactaaaaataacattttacatcACAGAAAAATAACTGACAATATACTCTGTACTAATTATTGCATTACAGAGTAGGTTATAAGCAGGAACCTGAGAAACAAATTAAGGATTCTCTAGAGTGGCTAAATAATCCAAcccagagggacacctgggtggctcagtggttgaacatctgcctctggctctgggtgtggtcctgaggtcctgtgatcgagtcctacactgggctccctgtagggagcccgcttcttccactgcctatgtctctgcctctctctgtgtctctctcatgaatgagtaaataaaatcttaaaaaatataataataattataatctgACCCAGTGAATCTCAAATATGTAGAATCCTACAGCAACAGACCTTTTTAACCCTGCATAGACTCACTTATCACTGTATTTTGTAATTAAGCTGCAATTATCAAATGATAACCCTTTATGTTTCAATTTAGTCACCAAGTTCTTTGGATTTATCTCCTAATTCCTCATCTTCATCCCTGTCATTGTTTTCATATGAACTCATCCTCATCTCTCAACTGGAGCACTGTAATTGTCTAACTGGTGTCTCTATTGTTTCACTCCATCTAATCTATCCCCTAATCCAGTTAATAAaccatctttctaaaatacaaaaccCTGCTTAAAAACAtttgatagggaaaaaaaaattaaaaaaaaaaaaaaaaaaacatttgatagggcagccccggtggcacagtggtttagcaccgcctgcagcccagggtgtgatcctggagaccagggatcaagtcccatgttgggctccctgcatggagcctgcttctccctctgcctgtggctctcatgaataaataaataaaatctttaaaaaaattttttttgatagctTCTTTATTGTTTAGAGGAAAAGTCCCATCTCCAAGCATCACAATCCAATTCTAATTTTCCACTTGAACCTTATCTTCTGTCACTACTCTGCCCCACATTCCTTACTTTCTGGATGCACACAATTTCTTGCCATGCTCCAAAGTGCTTCATGCTCTTTTCTGTTGCCCTATGAGTACATGATGTTCTGTCTGGAATGATATTTTACAGCTGGTAAATTCGAACCTGTTCATCAAGAAACTAATTCAAATATAGCGGTTCAAATACCATGCATTCTTACCAAGACTCTCCTAATACGCCACGGCAGATTTCATTACAGTATGTATCAAATTGATTGtaattatctattttattcatcGTTGTATCTCCAAAGTACCAAAATCATGCTTGGCACACTGTATGCCTCCAATAAATGTTGGGGAATAGCTAGATTGTACGTCTCACCTTATTGTGAGCATCTGTGTGCCGGATGACATTCCTCAGGAGGACTTTCCCCAGTGGAACACGGGACATTCTTCAATCTGAAACGAATCAGTAGATAAcatttaataacaataatttcCTTCATTACCTTATCTCTTATTACAATGTTATAAAGAAGCATGAGATAAAGGAAAGATCACTAAACAAGAAGTCAGAGGTCCTCAGGGGTAGTTTTCCCTTCACCATTCAaaggggaaaatggggatgcctgggtggctgagagggttaagcgtctgccttcagctcaggtcatgatcccagggtgctgggatggaacCCAGCATcatccccctccctgctcagtggggaatgtgcttctccttctgcctctgctcctccccccacttaaataaatgaaaatttttttaaaaagtgtgtgtgtgtgtggggggggggtggaaatgCCTGACCACACTAATGTGAAGATGAATGTGCCCTGAGATAGTGGACATCCCAAGTCCTTTGAAACGGCACGGAATTAAGTGCCTTCAAGAGCaccattttatttaatcctcaaaacaactccATGTTTCATATAAAGCAAGCATCTTCATTCCTGTTTTGTAGATGAAATTCCCCTCAGCCATACATAACTTGCCCCGGGCCAGAGAACCTAAAGCAAACAAAGTCCAGAGGAGAAAATCAACTTTCGAATCCCAAAATCAGTTGGTGATGAAGCATATACTTAGATCTGACGAAGTCAGGGACCACGAGTGTCAACATTTGCCATCAGATGCAGAGACGCCCTACATTTCTCCACTCAGAGGAATCTTACTTTGTACTTTGTACAGaagcctccaaaaaaaaaaaaaaaaaaaaaaagatgacaaggATATTCAGTGTGTATCTCCCAGCGGTTTTGAGCAACCACCCCACCGCTCACTCACCCCTCGGTCCTGAGGAAATCAGGCATCTTGCTAGTGTGAGACGAAGAACCACTCCATTACAAGATCTCCTCCGACCCAGGAAGCCAAGGAGTCAGGGCTCAGAGGCAGCTCTGCAGCTTCACCCGAGTCCTTCGTGAAAACGCAGCCTTCCCACCGGTTACTGTGCCCTCCGCCGTGGCCCAGGCCGCggctgcctctcccccagcccacAGCGACAGCAAGAGCTCTTTCCGGACTGAGGCCGGAGGCTGCGCCGGCGCGGAACCCGGCGGCCGGCGGGACGCGGCATGCCCCGCTCGCGCTCCTCTGGGACGGCCCGGGGGCCTGGGCGCCGCTCTCCCGAAGGGCTGGGGACGCTCCGGACGGGCACACCCCTCGCCTGGGCCCCAACAAATACCCGGAGCgcccggcggggggaggggagggggagggggcgggaggggaggggaggcttcCAAGCGGAAGGCAGAAAATACGCCGCCGTCTCTGTCACCGGGATCCCTGCCCCCCAGCGGCCACGGAGCTCCGGGTAACCTTCCCTCCAAACGCCCTCCCcgtacaaacacacacaaacacacccataCCGTGCGCCGCAGCCTCGCGTGGCGGGGACTGGGGGGGAGGAATCGGTCTGGGAGACAAGGGAGCGGGCTTCCCTTCCAGGCCGGAAGTCGTGCTCCGGAGAAACGCTTCCTAccccctggagacccagggac
The Vulpes lagopus strain Blue_001 chromosome 10, ASM1834538v1, whole genome shotgun sequence genome window above contains:
- the NKAPD1 gene encoding uncharacterized protein NKAPD1 isoform X2, producing MSRVPLGKVLLRNVIRHTDAHNKIQEESDMWKIRELEKQMEDAYRGTRRKMLPSSSSRMRSDGFDEESQRDYWRPKNEISGALEDDFLKAKSWNKKLYDYEANMPDRWGHSGYKELYPEEFETDSDQQDITNGKKTSPQVKSSTHESHKHKKSKKSHKKKQKKKSHKKQKKSKKEATDITADSSSEFSEETGTSSTRKRKQPHKRKKKSRKKSLKKSALFLDAESDTSQSDDSASSSSEEGEERETKKTKRKKSEKNVHIPLVNNEIQERTNKRTNWKVATDERSAESSEED
- the NKAPD1 gene encoding uncharacterized protein NKAPD1 isoform X1 → MSRVPLGKVLLRNVIRHTDAHNKIQEESDMWKIRELEKQMEDAYRGTRRKMLPSSSSRMRSDGFDEESQRDYWRPKNEISGALEDDFLKAKSWNKKLYDYEANMPDRWGHSGYKELYPEEFETDSSDQQDITNGKKTSPQVKSSTHESHKHKKSKKSHKKKQKKKSHKKQKKSKKEATDITADSSSEFSEETGTSSTRKRKQPHKRKKKSRKKSLKKSALFLDAESDTSQSDDSASSSSEEGEERETKKTKRKKSEKNVHIPLVNNEIQERTNKRTNWKVATDERSAESSEED